CCGGTATGCAGTTTCTGGCCCGGCGCGCCGATGATCTCGGTCAGGCGGTGCTCGATGTTCATGTGCACGTCTTCCAGATCCTGCCGCCAAGCGAAGGTGCCCGTATCGATCTCGGTGCGGATCTGGTCCAGACCGCGATGAATGGCATCCCGCTCGGCCGCCGTGATGACGCCCTGGGCCGCCAGCATGGACGCATGGGCTTTTGAGCCGCTGATATCCTGGGCATACAGCCGGGAGTCGAAGCCCACCGAACAGGTATACCGCTCCACCAGCGGCGCCGTGCTCTCGGCGAACCGGCCGCCCCACAATTTTTTCTCCGCCGCCATGTCTTACCTCTTCAGCCGGTCCGCGAAGGCCCGCCGGGCCTGGAGCCGCAGGCCGTTCAGGCGGATGAAACCCGCCGCGTCGGCCTGGTTGTAGATTTCATCCTTCTCGAAGGTGGCCAGAGCCGGGTTGTACAGAGAATACGGCGACTTGCGGGCCAGCGGATAGACGCCGCCCTTGTAGAGCTTAAGGCGCACCGTGCCGGTCATCGTTTCCTGGGCCTTGTCCATGAGAGCCTGCAAGGCCTCGCGTTCGGGCGCGAACCAGTAGCCGTTGTAGACCATCTCGGCATAGCGCGGAATGAGCGAGTCGCGCAGATGCAGCAGTTCGCGGTCCATGCAGATGCCTTCCAGATCGCGATGGGCGCGCTGCAAGATTGTGCCGCCCGGCGTTTCGTACACCCCGCGGGACTTCATGCCCACGAAGCGGTTTTCCACGATGTCCAGCCGCCCGATGCCGTGCCTGCCGCCCAGAGCATTCAGGGCCGCGAGCATTCCGGCCGGGGAAAGACGTTCGCCGTTTAAAACCACAGGGTTTCCCTGCTCGAATTCCAGAGTGATTTCCTCGGGCGCATCCGGGGCCTGCTCCGGGTTGACGCTCATGACATAGGTGCCCGGCCCCGGCTCGGACCACGGATCTTCGAGCTCCCCGCCCTCGAAGCTCAGATGCAGCAGATTGCGGTCGCAGGAGTAGGGTTTCTCACGGGTCACGGGCACGGGGATGCCGTTTTCCTGACAAAAGGCCAGCAGCTGTGACCGGGAATTGAGGTCCCATTCCCGCCAGGGGGCAATGGTCTTCAGATGCGGAGCCAGGGCCAGAGTGGAGAGCTCGAAACGGACCTGATCATTGCCCTTGCCCGTAGCGCCGTGGGCCACGGCCTGCGCGCCCTCGGCCAGAGCGATTTCCACCAGTTTCCTGGCGATGAGGGGCCGGGCGATGGACGTGCCCAGCAGATAGCCCCCCTCGTACACGGCATTGGCCCGGAACATGGGGAAGACGTAATCGGCTACGAATTCTTCCCGCAAATCCACCACAAAAGCCTTGCTGGCTCCGGTGCTCAGGGCTTTTTCCTCCAGACCGTCCAGTTCCTCGCCCTGCCCCAGATCGGCGGTCATGGTGATGACCTCGCAATCGTAATTTTTCCTGATCCACTTCAGGATGGCGGAAGTGTCCAGGCCGCCGGAATAGGCCAGTACGACTTTTTCTATCTTGCTCATGGCATGCTCCTGTCCGCGAACAGCGCGGGAAAATTTATGGTTATGGGGGCCGACCAGAAATGCGCCGCAGGCCCTACGAAAACACCCACTCCAGAATGGCTTTCTGCATGTGCAGGCGGTTTTCGGCCTGGTCGAAGACAATGGACCGCGCGCTCTCGAACACGGCCTCGGTGATCTCTTCGCCCCGATGCGCGGGCAGGCAGTGCAGCACCTTCACGCCGGGATCGGCCAGGGAAAGCAGTTCATCGGTCAGGCAGTAACCGGCAAAAGCCTTTTCCCGCTTTTTCTGTTCCGCCTCCTGCCCCATGGAGGCCCAAACGTCCGTATTCACGAAATGGGCTCCGGCCACGGCGGTCTTGGGTTCGTCCGTGACGAAAACCCTCGCCCCCATGCTCAGAGCCCGTTCCAGCACCAGGGTGTCCGGCATGTAGTCCCCGGGGCAGGCCACGTTCAGGGTGAAACCGAAATAGATGCTGGCATTGATCCACGAATGGGCCATGTTGTTGCCGTCGCCCACCCAAGCGATGGTCAGATCCCTGAAATTATCAGCGAGTTCGGAAATTGTGAGCATGTCGCTCATGACCTGGCAAGGATGATACAGGTCCGTCAGGGCGTTGATGACCGGGATGCCGCCGAACCGGGCCAAGTCCTCCACGTTTTTCTGGGCAAAGGTGCGCACCACCATGCCCTGAACATACCGGGCCAGCACCCGCGCCGTATCCTTCAGGGGCTCGCTGCGACCCAGCTGGGAATCGGCCGGAGTCAGAAAAATGGTGTCCCCGCCCAGATGGCGGATGCCGACCTCAAAGGAAACCCGGGTCCGGGTGGAGGCCTTTTCGAAAATCATGGCCAGCACCTTTCCCGACAGCAGGGTGGAACGGTAATTTTCCCGCTTCATTTCGCGGGCCCGGACCACAAGACTCAGGGCTTCCTCGGGTTTGAGATCCAGGATGGACAAGAAATGCTTCATGGCGTCTCCAGTCTTCTGCTCATTGTGGGAAAAGAGAATGCCTACAAATCCTGACCCATGTTTGTAAAGTGCGGCTGCGGACATGCGGCATAAGGAACTTCGTGATTCGTGAGAGGATGTCCGCGCCATAAGAAATCCGGGGCAAACCCAAAATATAATGCATGGTCTCAAGAGGCTGAATCAGAACGGCAAGCAAATCAGGGAATACAGATGGCTGGGCTTCTGCCTTGTGATCGTACGCTCTCATTGACAGTACGAAGAAAAAGGAAATAGCCTCGCCAAAAGTAACATATTCTAATTATCCATGTTATTAACAGGCCAATTTTCCCATTATCATTCACTCAGAAGGCAACTATGCGCTGGCTCGCTTTGCTTGTCTTTTTACTGACCGTTCTCGCCGTATCCCCTGCTCAGGCCCATTTCGGCATGGTCATCCCCTCGGCCAGCACGGCCATGGAAAAGAAGGATGCAGCCATCGATCTGACCCTCTCCTTTTCCCATTCCATGGAAATATCCGGCATGCCTCTGGCCGCTCCGGCATCCTTCAAAGTCTTCGTAAACGGCCGGGTCGAAGATCTCACCGCCGGGTTGAAACCGGTCAAGGTCATGGATTATGAAGGCTGATCCGCCCATTATGTCATGAAAAAACCCGGAGCATACCAGTTCGTGATGGAGCCCAAGCCCTACTGGGAACCGGCCGAAGACTGTTTCATCATCCATTACACCAAGACCGTGGTGGCCGCCTTCGGCGGGGAAGACGGCTGGGATGAGCCCGCGGGGCTGAAGACGGAAATCGTGCCCCTGACCAGACCCTTCGGCAACTACGCCGACAACGTGTTTCAGGGCCGGGTGCTGCTGGACGGCAAGCCAGTGCCCGGGGCCGAGGTGGAAGTGGAGTTTTACAACAGGGACGGAAAATACGAAGCTCCCAACGACCACATGAT
Above is a window of Desulfomicrobium orale DSM 12838 DNA encoding:
- a CDS encoding argininosuccinate synthase; protein product: MSKIEKVVLAYSGGLDTSAILKWIRKNYDCEVITMTADLGQGEELDGLEEKALSTGASKAFVVDLREEFVADYVFPMFRANAVYEGGYLLGTSIARPLIARKLVEIALAEGAQAVAHGATGKGNDQVRFELSTLALAPHLKTIAPWREWDLNSRSQLLAFCQENGIPVPVTREKPYSCDRNLLHLSFEGGELEDPWSEPGPGTYVMSVNPEQAPDAPEEITLEFEQGNPVVLNGERLSPAGMLAALNALGGRHGIGRLDIVENRFVGMKSRGVYETPGGTILQRAHRDLEGICMDRELLHLRDSLIPRYAEMVYNGYWFAPEREALQALMDKAQETMTGTVRLKLYKGGVYPLARKSPYSLYNPALATFEKDEIYNQADAAGFIRLNGLRLQARRAFADRLKR
- the argF gene encoding ornithine carbamoyltransferase; this translates as MKHFLSILDLKPEEALSLVVRAREMKRENYRSTLLSGKVLAMIFEKASTRTRVSFEVGIRHLGGDTIFLTPADSQLGRSEPLKDTARVLARYVQGMVVRTFAQKNVEDLARFGGIPVINALTDLYHPCQVMSDMLTISELADNFRDLTIAWVGDGNNMAHSWINASIYFGFTLNVACPGDYMPDTLVLERALSMGARVFVTDEPKTAVAGAHFVNTDVWASMGQEAEQKKREKAFAGYCLTDELLSLADPGVKVLHCLPAHRGEEITEAVFESARSIVFDQAENRLHMQKAILEWVFS